The following proteins are co-located in the Triticum aestivum cultivar Chinese Spring chromosome 1A, IWGSC CS RefSeq v2.1, whole genome shotgun sequence genome:
- the LOC123185271 gene encoding G-type lectin S-receptor-like serine/threonine-protein kinase At2g19130, translating to MHPFYILLLGLLLLPTSCCSSSAPTNDTLMAGRVLTVGDKLISRNGKFALGFFQPAASTSSKSSNNSWYLGIWFNKIPVFTTVWVANREEPIAHPDINSTQLKISRDGNLVIVVKHVDAGTESLVWSTHTVNRTQTSSINTTTTSAAVLLNTGNLAVKVIDSPSSDLPLWQSFDYPADVVLPGAKLGWNKVTGLNRHIISKKSLVDLSLGSYSLGLDTTGLAILERRKNPAVVFWHWASSKTLSMSIIPVLKTILDMDPRTRGLINPTYVNNDQEEYYMYTSPDEPPSSTFVSLDISGLIKVNVWSQSNQSWQTVYTEPTHPCLPPATCGPFTVCSGNPHPSCDCMHNFSRKSPQDWDFEDRTGGCIRNTPLQCTSDKNITSSTDMFQPISQVTLPYNPQSIVAATQSQCEEACLRTCSCTAYSYNASRCSVWYGELLSVSLDDGVVYTSKDTLYLRLAAKDFLPSLRKTKRKPNVGIVTATSIAGIGLLIFMLLLIWRIKFKSCGFLAIYYSNQDSAAGIIAFRYTDLVRATKNFSEKIGGGGFGSVYKGVLSDAKTTIAVKRLDGAHQGEKQFRAEVSSVGLIQHINLVKLIGFCCEGDHRLLVYEHMLNGSLDGHLFKKRNDATAVLNWNNRYQIALGVAKGLSYLHQSCHKCIIHCDIKPGNILLDASFAPKVADFGLTAFAGRDFSRVLTTIRGTAGYLAPEWLSGVAITPKIDVYSFGMVLLEIISGRRNSSLETSYYTSSSSSYHNAEYFPVQAISKLHGGDVKSLVDPQLHGDFNLEEAERVCKVACWCIQDNEFDRPTMGEVVRVLEGLQKIDMPPMLRLLAALIEH from the coding sequence ATGCATCCCTTCTACATATTATTACTTGGGCTTCTCCTTTTGCCCACATCTTGCTGCTCCTCTTCAGCACCCACAAATGATACTCTCATGGCGGGCCGAGTACTCACCGTCGGCGATAAGCTCATCTCAAGAAACGGCAAGTTCGCGCTCGGATTCTTCCAGCCAGCAGCAAGCACCAGCAGTAAGTCGTCCAATAACAGCTGGTACCTTGGCATATGGTTCAATAAGATTCCAGTTTTCACTACTGTGTGGGTTGCTAATAGGGAGGAGCCGATCGCCCACCCCGACATTAACTCAACACAGCTCAAGATCTCAAGAGACGGCAATCTTGTCATTGTCGTAAAACATGTTGATGCTGGCACTGAATCCCTTGTTTGGTCCACTCACACGGTCAATAGGACACAAACTAGCAGCATAAACACCACCACCACTAGTGCCGCCGTTCTCTTGAACACTGGAAACCTTGCTGTCAAAGTCATAGATAGCCCATCATCTGACCTACCGTTGTGGCAGAGCTTCGACTACCCAGCAGATGTTGTGCTTCCTGGCGCCAAGCTTGGGTGGAACAAGGTTACAGGTTTGAATCGCCATATCATCTCAAAGAAGAGCCTTGTTGATCTGAGTCTTGGCTCATACAGCCTTGGACTAGACACAACCGGCCTCGCCATCCTCGAGCGTCGGAAAAACCCTGCTGTAGTGTTTTGGCATTGGGCATCCTCCAAAACATTGTCAATGAGTATTATACCAGTGCTCAAGACCATTCTAGATATGGATCCACGGACCAGAGGCTTGATTAACCCAACATATGTTAACAATGACCAAGAGGAGTACTACATGTACACTTCGCCAGATGAACCACCGTCTTCCACATTTGTCTCACTAGATATCTCTGGTCTGATAAAGGTGAATGTGTGGTCACAGTCCAACCAGTCTTGGCAAACTGTATATACCGAGCCTACTCATCCCTGCCTTCCGCCTGCTACTTGCGGACCTTTCACAGTCTGCAGTGGCAATCCGCATCCATCCTGTGACTGCATGCATAACTTCTCTCGGAAGTCACCGCAGGATTGGGACTTTGAGGATCGAACAGGAGGATGCATCAGAAATACACCGTTACAATGTACTAGTGACAAAAACATCACAAGTTCAACGGACATGTTCCAGCCTATTTCTCAAGTTACATTGCCCTACAACCCACAAAGCATAGTTGCTGCCACTCAGAGCCAATGCGAAGAAGCTTGTCTCAGAACTTGCTCATGCACTGCTTATTCCTATAATGCTAGCAGATGCTCTGTCTGGTATGGGGAATTGCTTAGTGTGAGTCTGGATGATGGCGTTGTTTACACTTCTAAAGATACTCTTTATCTCCGTCTTGCTGCCAAAGATTTCTTGCCAAGtttgagaaaaaccaaaagaaaaccaAATGTTGGAATTGTTACTGCCACAAGCATTGCTGGTATTGGGTTACTCATTTTCATGTTGTTACTGATTTGGAGGATCAAATTCAAGTCATGTGGTTTCCTGGCGATATACTACAGCAATCAAGATAGTGCTGCTGGAATTATAGCCTTTAGATACACTGATTTAGTTCGTGCTACTAAAAACTTCTCGGAAAAGATCGGAGGAGGGGGTTTTGGTTCAGTATACAAGGGAGTGTTAAGTGACGCAAAGACTACTATAGCTGTCAAAAGGCTTGATGGTGCCCATCAAGGAGAGAAGCAGTTCAGGGCTGAGGTGAGCTCAGTTGGACTGATCCAACATATCAACCTAGTAAAACTGATTGGTTTCTGCTGCGAAGGTGATCACAGGTTACTTGTGTATGAACATATGTTAAATGGGTCTCTTGATGGTCATCTATTTAAGAAGAGAAATGATGCCACCGCTGTCCTAAATTGGAACAATAGATATCAAATAGCCCTAGGAGTTGCCAAAGGATTGTCCTACTTACATCAGAGTTGTCACAAATGCATCATACATTGTGACATTAAGCCAGGAAACATACTATTGGATGCATCATTTGCTCCAAAAGTTGCAGACTTTGGGTTGACAGCGTTTGCGGGAAGGGATTTTAGCCGAGTTTTGACTACGATCAGGGGCACTGCGGGTTATCTTGCCCCAGAGTGGCTTAGTGGAGTTGCAATCACACCAAAGATCGACGTTTACAGCTTCGGCATGGTACTGCTGGAAATCATATCGGGAAGGAGGAATTCCTCACTTGAAACATCATACTAcactagcagcagcagcagttacCACAATGCCGAATATTTCCCTGTGCAGGCCATCAGCAAGCTTCACGGCGGAGATGTGAAGAGTTTGGTGGATCCACAATTACATGGCGACTTCAATTTGGAAGAGGCTGAAAGAGTTTGCAAAGTTGCGTGCTGGTGCATCCAAGATAATGAGTTTGATCGGCCGACTATGGGTGAAGTGGTCCGGGTTCTCGAGGGTCTGCAGAAGATTGATATGCCCCCCATGCTAAGGCTACTTGCAGCTCTAATAGAACACTGA